In a genomic window of Deltaproteobacteria bacterium HGW-Deltaproteobacteria-2:
- a CDS encoding NADH-quinone oxidoreductase subunit F, with the protein MKENSDVQAHQVMEELRLNYGPNKKFVTVCAGTGCRANGSLKVKEALEAEIKKQKMNVDVLATGCLGFCEKGPMLIIHPDKYFYQSVKEEDVPEIVSKTVGKGEVISRLLYRHPETKKTLFREEDLPFYKKQLRVVFGSNGMLDPTRLDDYLAIDGYQALAKVLSEMTPEGVINEVKKAGLRGRGGGGFHAAVKWEGVRKAHGEPKYVIANGDEGDPGAYMDRSLMEGNPHSIIEGMIIGAYAAGASEGYIYVRNEYPLAVTHLTIAIAAAREAGLLGKNILGTKFSFDIKINKGAGAFVCGESSALFASIEGRAGEPRAKYVHAVEKGLYDKPTVLNNVETWANVPLIINKGADWYASIGTEGSKGTKIFSLVGKINNTGLVEVPMGTTLYEIIYDMGGGIPKGRKFKAVQTGGPSGGCIPESLLDIQVDFDKLYEVGSMMGSGGMIVMDDTSCMVDVAKYFTAFLQEESCGKCVPCREGVRRMREILDDISSGKGREGDVELLEKIATGVADGSLCALGGSAPNPVLSTIKYFREEYDAHIKEHRCPAGVCKALITYSIDKEKCTGCGVCLKACPTQAISGEKKKAHIIDNNKCTRCGACIESCKFEAILVK; encoded by the coding sequence ATGAAAGAAAATTCTGATGTTCAAGCCCACCAGGTTATGGAAGAATTAAGATTAAATTACGGCCCTAATAAAAAGTTTGTTACTGTTTGCGCCGGCACCGGCTGTCGCGCTAACGGCAGTCTCAAGGTCAAAGAAGCACTGGAGGCCGAAATAAAAAAACAAAAAATGAATGTGGATGTCCTTGCCACGGGATGCCTGGGTTTTTGTGAAAAAGGGCCCATGCTGATCATCCATCCCGATAAATATTTTTATCAGTCAGTAAAAGAGGAAGATGTGCCGGAAATCGTTTCCAAAACCGTTGGCAAAGGAGAAGTTATCAGCAGGCTGCTTTACCGTCATCCGGAAACGAAAAAAACTCTGTTCAGGGAAGAGGACCTACCCTTTTACAAAAAACAACTGCGAGTGGTGTTCGGCTCCAATGGCATGCTTGATCCGACGCGACTTGACGATTATCTGGCCATCGACGGTTACCAGGCGCTGGCCAAAGTTCTTTCTGAAATGACACCGGAAGGCGTAATCAACGAAGTGAAAAAAGCCGGATTGCGTGGTCGTGGCGGCGGCGGGTTTCATGCTGCCGTCAAGTGGGAAGGAGTGCGCAAGGCACACGGCGAACCCAAGTATGTCATCGCCAATGGCGATGAGGGCGATCCCGGCGCCTATATGGACAGAAGCCTCATGGAAGGCAATCCCCACAGTATCATTGAAGGAATGATTATCGGCGCTTACGCAGCAGGTGCCAGCGAAGGTTATATCTATGTGAGAAACGAATATCCGCTGGCAGTAACGCATTTGACGATTGCGATTGCGGCGGCCAGAGAAGCCGGCCTTTTAGGCAAAAACATTTTAGGAACGAAATTTTCGTTTGACATTAAGATTAATAAAGGGGCCGGAGCATTCGTCTGCGGTGAATCATCCGCTTTATTTGCGTCGATTGAAGGCCGTGCCGGTGAACCGCGTGCCAAATATGTTCACGCTGTGGAAAAAGGCTTGTATGACAAACCCACAGTCCTCAACAACGTGGAGACATGGGCCAACGTGCCATTGATTATCAATAAAGGTGCTGACTGGTATGCTTCCATCGGGACCGAAGGATCCAAAGGAACAAAAATATTTTCGCTGGTCGGCAAGATTAACAACACGGGCCTTGTTGAAGTTCCGATGGGAACAACTTTGTACGAAATCATTTATGATATGGGCGGCGGTATTCCCAAAGGACGCAAATTCAAAGCAGTACAAACCGGTGGTCCTTCCGGAGGCTGTATTCCGGAGAGCCTGCTGGACATACAGGTGGATTTCGACAAACTTTATGAAGTCGGCTCGATGATGGGTTCCGGCGGTATGATTGTCATGGACGACACTTCCTGCATGGTGGATGTTGCCAAATACTTTACCGCCTTTTTGCAGGAGGAATCCTGCGGCAAATGCGTGCCCTGCCGTGAAGGTGTTCGCCGTATGAGAGAAATTCTTGATGATATCTCTTCAGGTAAAGGACGGGAAGGCGATGTAGAACTTCTGGAAAAAATAGCTACAGGCGTAGCGGACGGTTCTCTTTGCGCGCTGGGTGGCAGCGCTCCCAATCCGGTACTCAGCACCATCAAGTATTTCCGTGAAGAGTATGACGCGCACATCAAAGAACACCGCTGTCCGGCTGGTGTCTGCAAGGCACTCATCACCTACAGCATTGACAAAGAAAAATGCACCGGCTGTGGCGTTTGTCTTAAAGCGTGTCCCACTCAGGCAATCAGCGGCGAGAAGAAAAAAGCTCATATTATTGATAATAACAAGTGTACCCGTTGCGGCGCGTGTATTGAAAGCTGCAAATTTGAAGCAATTCTTGTGAAATAA
- a CDS encoding (2Fe-2S)-binding protein, with the protein MVNLTVDGKNISAPKGTMLLEAIRGAGISIPTLCAHEAVSRSGACRLCVVEIKKGNRTRIVTSCLYGAEEGLIVNTKSDRVLNVRRLVMELLLARCPESEVLQKLAKELCVESQARFAVDTDKGKCILCRSCVRVCEEVVGVSAIGLFARGSQKTVGTPYNEKSDVCIGCGACVYVCPTGHIEMTSTGDKRKIWGRTFKMQTCAKCGKFFAPVDQLKFISKKTGVPLNELTVCTECR; encoded by the coding sequence ATGGTAAATTTGACTGTTGACGGAAAAAATATATCGGCGCCGAAGGGGACTATGCTTCTGGAAGCAATTCGTGGTGCGGGAATTTCTATTCCCACTCTCTGCGCACATGAGGCGGTAAGCCGTTCCGGAGCTTGCAGACTTTGCGTCGTTGAAATTAAAAAAGGCAATCGAACAAGAATCGTCACTTCCTGTCTCTACGGCGCGGAAGAAGGGCTTATCGTTAATACAAAAAGTGACCGCGTTCTTAATGTGCGGCGTCTGGTAATGGAGCTGCTTTTAGCGCGCTGTCCCGAATCTGAAGTTCTACAGAAACTGGCGAAAGAACTTTGCGTGGAATCGCAGGCAAGGTTTGCCGTCGATACGGATAAAGGCAAATGTATTTTATGCCGTTCCTGCGTACGCGTGTGCGAAGAAGTTGTCGGCGTGAGTGCCATAGGTCTTTTCGCCCGTGGTTCCCAAAAAACTGTCGGCACTCCTTACAATGAAAAATCGGACGTCTGCATCGGCTGCGGAGCTTGTGTTTATGTTTGTCCCACCGGCCATATTGAAATGACTTCAACCGGCGACAAACGCAAAATCTGGGGGCGCACTTTCAAGATGCAGACCTGTGCGAAATGCGGCAAGTTTTTCGCTCCCGTGGATCAATTAAAATTCATCAGCAAGAAAACCGGTGTTCCCTTAAACGAACTGACTGTTTGTACCGAATGCCGGTAG
- a CDS encoding universal stress protein — protein MFAPKNILVPTDFSKYADAALKIAVDMAVTYDANIYLLHAVDNTISRKSLDYGIRYEEIKQIEENSISSSAERLKKQAAAIIKSDKVKVVFDTKLGDPSEIILKEQKAKKVDLIVIASHGKSGIVRYLMGSVATKVAKSAKCPVMVVKI, from the coding sequence ATGTTTGCACCAAAGAATATTCTTGTTCCGACAGATTTTTCGAAATATGCAGATGCGGCATTAAAGATTGCTGTTGATATGGCAGTTACATATGATGCCAATATCTATCTCTTACATGCTGTTGATAATACAATCTCGCGAAAGTCACTTGATTACGGTATTCGTTATGAAGAGATCAAACAAATTGAAGAAAACAGTATCAGCTCGTCCGCAGAAAGATTGAAAAAACAAGCCGCTGCTATTATCAAGAGCGATAAGGTAAAAGTTGTTTTTGATACAAAGCTTGGTGATCCCTCTGAAATAATATTGAAAGAGCAGAAAGCGAAGAAAGTTGATTTAATCGTTATTGCCTCTCATGGAAAATCAGGGATTGTCAGGTATCTTATGGGAAGCGTTGCGACTAAAGTAGCAAAAAGTGCAAAGTGCCCTGTAATGGTGGTTAAGATTTAA
- a CDS encoding C4-dicarboxylate ABC transporter substrate-binding protein, giving the protein MKRRMVGLLCVGLVVFYMGALSQVAWGADNVKQIRNGKTVYVCKMGTLAPEGVGWAALIKTMITPGILKATNSQVVLDWYWGGTMGDDQDILAKMRNMQLQGGAFSGQGLVMACPEIALMELPFLFENYDEVEYVYSKLRPRISQWFEKRGYHLIVLAEQDFDQIYSTKIPIKTPDDFRNSRVLTWYGPLEERTLKALGASPLPIRVPEVAASIRTGVCDAFISPGIWAVGTQMYTVMKYINPMHIRYSPAGGVIMLSTWNILPKDLQVAIDNYAITVEKEFRQKVRESNEKCLKAMYKYGMKEVKMTPAEIDVLKKKLAPVWDEFAAKGYYSKAELAEVKGLLAEFRAKKRK; this is encoded by the coding sequence ATGAAACGCAGGATGGTAGGGCTTCTGTGCGTGGGGCTCGTTGTGTTTTATATGGGAGCCTTGTCTCAAGTAGCATGGGGAGCCGATAACGTTAAGCAAATTAGAAATGGTAAAACAGTATATGTTTGTAAGATGGGTACTCTGGCTCCGGAAGGGGTTGGCTGGGCTGCTCTAATCAAAACAATGATTACTCCCGGAATATTAAAAGCGACGAATAGCCAGGTGGTTTTAGATTGGTATTGGGGCGGTACGATGGGAGATGATCAGGACATATTAGCCAAGATGCGCAATATGCAGTTGCAGGGCGGTGCATTTTCCGGACAGGGACTGGTGATGGCTTGTCCGGAGATAGCCTTGATGGAACTCCCGTTCTTGTTTGAGAATTATGACGAAGTGGAATACGTTTATTCCAAGCTAAGACCTCGCATTAGTCAGTGGTTTGAGAAGAGAGGATATCATCTTATCGTGTTGGCAGAACAGGATTTTGACCAAATCTATTCCACGAAAATCCCCATCAAGACGCCTGATGATTTCAGAAACAGCCGTGTCTTAACCTGGTACGGTCCGCTGGAAGAGAGAACTTTGAAGGCGCTGGGAGCGAGCCCTTTACCTATTCGCGTGCCTGAAGTAGCCGCTTCTATACGCACAGGAGTATGCGATGCCTTCATCAGTCCGGGTATATGGGCGGTCGGCACTCAGATGTATACGGTTATGAAATACATTAATCCTATGCACATACGGTATTCACCGGCCGGCGGCGTTATCATGTTATCGACATGGAATATTCTGCCTAAAGACTTGCAAGTTGCCATTGATAATTACGCGATAACCGTTGAGAAAGAGTTCAGGCAGAAAGTCCGCGAAAGCAACGAAAAATGCCTGAAAGCCATGTATAAGTATGGTATGAAAGAAGTCAAAATGACACCGGCGGAAATTGATGTTTTAAAAAAGAAACTTGCGCCGGTTTGGGATGAATTTGCCGCAAAGGGATACTATTCGAAGGCTGAGCTGGCAGAGGTTAAGGGTCTTTTAGCGGAGTTTCGAGCCAAGAAAAGAAAATAA
- a CDS encoding C4-dicarboxylate ABC transporter substrate-binding protein, with amino-acid sequence MVNYYFGKEISMRCKVVLLLCMGFVLFFMGSASLCQVASAADSIKQVKDGKALYLCKMGTLAPEGVGWAALIKSIINPGVFKVTNGQVKLDWYYGGTMGDDQDILAKMRNGQLQGGGFTGQGLVMACPEMALMELPFMFENYDEVEYIYSKFRPRISQWFEKRGYHIVVLAEQDFDQLYSTKIPIKTPEDFKKSRILTWYGPLEERTLKALGASPLPIRVPEVAASIRTGVCDAFVSPALWAVGTQMYTVMKYLNPLRIRYSPAAGVISLSAWNQIPKEMQTDIDNFAMSVEKDFRRQVRASNEKSLKAMYKYGMKEVTMTSAEIDVFKKRLLPVWDEFAAKGNYSKTELAEVKGLLAEFRSKNKK; translated from the coding sequence ATGGTTAATTATTATTTCGGAAAGGAGATTTCTATGAGATGTAAGGTTGTATTGCTTCTGTGCATGGGGTTTGTCTTGTTTTTTATGGGTTCAGCTTCTTTGTGTCAAGTAGCATCGGCGGCAGATAGTATTAAACAAGTTAAAGATGGAAAAGCGTTGTATCTTTGTAAGATGGGTACATTGGCTCCCGAAGGGGTAGGCTGGGCCGCTTTAATCAAATCGATTATTAATCCAGGGGTATTCAAGGTTACTAATGGTCAGGTTAAATTGGATTGGTATTACGGCGGTACGATGGGCGATGACCAGGATATATTAGCCAAGATGCGCAATGGTCAATTACAGGGAGGAGGATTTACCGGACAGGGACTGGTGATGGCTTGTCCGGAAATGGCCTTGATGGAACTCCCGTTCATGTTTGAAAATTATGATGAAGTGGAATATATTTACTCTAAGTTTAGACCACGCATTAGTCAGTGGTTTGAAAAGAGAGGATACCACATTGTTGTGTTGGCGGAACAGGATTTTGATCAACTATACTCCACAAAAATTCCAATAAAAACTCCTGAAGATTTCAAGAAAAGCCGTATTTTAACATGGTATGGACCGCTGGAAGAGAGGACTTTAAAGGCTCTGGGGGCGAGTCCTTTGCCGATTCGCGTGCCAGAAGTAGCTGCTTCTATTCGTACAGGTGTTTGCGATGCTTTTGTCAGCCCGGCTCTGTGGGCTGTTGGCACCCAGATGTATACGGTTATGAAATACCTTAATCCTCTTCGCATCCGATATTCGCCGGCGGCTGGCGTTATATCTTTATCGGCATGGAACCAAATACCTAAGGAAATGCAAACTGATATTGATAATTTTGCAATGTCAGTGGAGAAGGATTTCAGGCGGCAAGTCCGCGCAAGCAATGAAAAATCTCTTAAAGCCATGTATAAATATGGCATGAAAGAAGTTACAATGACGTCGGCTGAAATTGATGTTTTTAAAAAGAGACTCCTGCCGGTTTGGGATGAATTTGCCGCAAAGGGAAACTATTCTAAGACCGAGTTAGCGGAGGTTAAAGGGCTGTTAGCGGAATTTCGAAGCAAAAATAAAAAGTAA
- a CDS encoding C4-dicarboxylate ABC transporter, with amino-acid sequence MAIIFAIVIIFGAICGAPLFAIVGGASMFIFNFVSHVDISSSIIEMCRLANAPGIMAIPLFVLAGYILVDSKASTRLVNLSNAFIGWLPGGAVIITVIACSFFTAMTGASGITIIAIAALMLPFLLKEGYSESFSMGLVSTTGSIGLLFVPSLPIILYGMCCQVDITQLFIAGAVPGIFLCVIVSVYGGIYAVMNKIPTIPFSFKKLKKALWETKWEIPLPFVIVGGIYGGLITVGEAATLTAVYVIITECLIYREIKFVRLMSIFWESTIMTGAILCVLAAAMGLTNAFVDLHAAENIMKLLQSTFHEKWTFLLALNAFLLVVGCFLEIFSAIIVIAPLIIPAALSYGIDPVHLGIIFLTNMEVSYMCPPVGLNLLLSSLRFRVPIMKLYLFVIPFLIIMIVALLIITYYPQMSMWLIDALGQRKEIIMM; translated from the coding sequence ATGGCTATCATTTTCGCGATCGTTATAATATTTGGAGCTATATGCGGAGCGCCGCTTTTTGCCATTGTCGGCGGTGCGTCCATGTTCATATTTAATTTTGTTTCTCATGTTGATATATCATCGAGCATAATAGAAATGTGCCGATTGGCGAATGCGCCAGGAATCATGGCCATTCCTTTGTTTGTATTGGCCGGTTATATACTGGTTGACAGCAAGGCATCTACCCGATTGGTTAATTTATCCAACGCCTTTATAGGATGGTTGCCGGGTGGTGCTGTTATAATAACGGTTATAGCGTGTTCCTTTTTTACGGCTATGACGGGAGCAAGCGGGATAACTATTATTGCCATTGCTGCTCTGATGCTGCCGTTTCTCCTTAAGGAAGGGTACTCCGAAAGCTTTTCTATGGGGCTGGTAAGTACTACCGGAAGTATCGGACTTTTATTTGTACCCAGTTTGCCCATCATTCTCTATGGAATGTGTTGTCAGGTTGATATCACGCAACTGTTTATTGCCGGAGCCGTTCCGGGAATTTTCTTATGCGTAATAGTATCGGTCTATGGCGGGATTTATGCTGTGATGAATAAAATTCCGACGATTCCTTTTTCTTTCAAAAAACTTAAAAAAGCCCTTTGGGAGACTAAATGGGAGATACCTCTTCCCTTCGTAATCGTTGGAGGGATTTATGGAGGTCTTATTACAGTCGGCGAGGCAGCAACTTTAACTGCAGTATATGTAATTATTACTGAATGCTTAATATACCGTGAAATTAAATTTGTTCGACTAATGTCAATATTTTGGGAAAGCACGATTATGACCGGAGCAATATTGTGCGTTCTTGCCGCTGCTATGGGGCTTACCAATGCCTTCGTTGATTTGCATGCTGCTGAAAATATTATGAAACTTCTTCAATCTACATTTCATGAGAAATGGACATTCCTCCTTGCTTTAAACGCATTTCTCTTAGTTGTCGGGTGTTTTCTGGAAATCTTCTCCGCAATTATCGTGATTGCTCCGCTAATAATACCCGCGGCTTTATCTTACGGGATAGATCCGGTTCACCTGGGAATTATTTTCCTCACAAATATGGAGGTTTCCTATATGTGTCCGCCTGTGGGTTTGAATCTGCTTCTCAGCAGTTTGCGTTTTAGAGTACCGATCATGAAGCTATATTTATTTGTTATTCCTTTTTTGATTATTATGATCGTTGCTTTACTGATTATTACTTATTATCCACAGATGTCGATGTGGTTAATAGATGCTCTGGGACAGCGCAAGGAAATAATAATGATGTAG